One segment of Anguilla anguilla isolate fAngAng1 chromosome 1, fAngAng1.pri, whole genome shotgun sequence DNA contains the following:
- the si:ch211-113g11.6 gene encoding semaphorin-7A: MNFIILASLFSLVFAGNSPRLKFTVQEPTRFHFTKPEYYMTLYHQEGSNVLYVGGQAVIYMLTFTDKGVSDTQIAVPAEENAKESCLSKSAMPQTECYTFITLIQKVTDTLVVCGKNAGTPKCWQLVNDTVLTEITNGQISSSDISPRFPSQRSVSLSADGSLYSALSAVGNQPGSIRRIFGSRKLLKTESKWLHNPQFAGAAIIPGSQKDKEEIYFFFSEINNTAGVDEQPYRARIGRVCMVDEGGIKNMLADSWTTFLKARVMCGVGSTPQQYNNLRQAFVLTAQERRTGVMYGLFSNSWDTTVVCAYSIEDIDQAFSTSKLKGYSSPLTGHRPGTCVHKNVTSSLGVKTLGVIKDHPEIEDVITPVGEAPLDLPTDDQFTQTVADTVLAVNDEHYSVLYLGTEKGKVLKVLHTIEEAFIISEYSLFHNESPVTAMAIDSQRGHLYVGQAMEVQRLPLADCRRYGDTCRECILSRDPYCGWERAKKKCTAIPAGYNISTGTILQSLDQSNTSVCGEATALKVRSTSPKEVVVDSDGPVMLPCPVRSYHASYRWEKDNCIKRYPCSISGGSCVLAPSPDLPLEAGIFRCMSLENGYKEEVVSYRLVFNGGPLPASFASTLAPSLLLAAATLWLM; the protein is encoded by the exons atgaattttatcATATTAGCTTCGCTTTTCTCCTTGGTCTTCGCTGGGAACTCTCCAAGGCTAAAATTCACTGTTCAAG AACCAACCAGGTTTCATTTTACAAAGCCAGAATACTACATGACCCTGTACCACCAGGAGGGAAGCAATGTGCTCTACGTGGGGGGTCAGGCTGTGATCTACATGCTGACGTTCACTGACAAAGGTGTCAGTGACACTCAG ATTGCAGTCCCAGCAGAGGAGAATGCAAAGGAGTCATGCCTTTCCAAATCTGCAATGCCACAG ACGGAGTGTTACACTTTCATCACTCTCATTCAGAAAGTTACTGACACCTTGGTGGTGTGTGGTAAAAATGCAGGCACCCCAAAATGCTGGCAATTG GTGAATGACACTGTGCTGACTGAAATAACTAATGGGCAGATTTCATCATCTGATATCTCCCCGCGCTTCCCTTCTCAGAGATCTGTTAGCCTGTCAGCGG ATGGAAGTCTGTATTCTGCTCTGTCGGCTGTGGGGAACCAACCGGGCTCAATCCGCAGGATCTTCGGTTCTCGCAAGCTACTGAAGACTGAGAGCAAATGGTTACATA ATCCTCAGTTTGCTGGGGCAGCAATAATCCCAGGGTCCCAAAAGGACAAAGAAGAAATCTACTTCTTTTTTAGTGAGATCAACAATACAGCTGGAGTTGATGAGCAACCATATAGGGCCCGCATTGGACGTGTCTGCATG GTGGACGAGGGGGGCATTAAGAACATGCTAGCAGACTCCTGGACAACCTTCCTGAAGGCACGGGTGATGTGTGGAGTGGGCTCCACCCCTCAGCAGTATAACAACCTGCGCCAGGCCTTTGTGCTGACTGCGCAGGAGAGGAGAACGGGCGTGATGTACGGGCTGTTCTCCAACTCCTG GGACACCACAGTGGTGTGTGCCTACTCCATTGAAGACATTGACCAGGCTTTCTCCACCTCTAAGCTGAAGGGCTACAGCAGCCCCCTGACAGGACACCGCCCTGGGACA TGTGTCCACAAGAACGTGACATCGTCACTCGGCGTCAAAACCCTTGGGGTGATAAAGGACCATCCGGAGATTGAGGATGTCATCACGCCAGTTGGGGAAGCACCTTTGGACCTGCCCACTGATGACCAGTTTACCCAGACAGTTGCTGACACAGTTCTGGCGGTCAACGACGAGCATTACAGTGTGTTGTATCTAGGAACAG AAAAAGGGAAAGTCCTGAAGGTTCTTCACACCATAGAGGAAGCTTTCATCATCTCTGAGTATTCTTTGTTCCACAATGAGAGTCCTGTCACTGCCATGGCTATTGACTCCCAGAGG ggcCATCTCTATGTGGGCCAAGCCATGGAGGTACAGCGTCTCCCACTAGCCGACTGCCGTCGCTATGGTGACACTTGTCGGGAGTGCATTCTTTCACGCGACCCCTACTGTGGGTGGGAACGAGCAAAGAAGAAGTGTACCGCCATCCCTGCTGGCTACAACATCAGCACAGG TACAATCCTCCAGAGTCTTGACCAGTCCAATACGTCTGTTTGTGGAGAGGCCACAG CCCTGAAGGTTCGCAGCACATCACCAAAGGAGGTAGTGGTGGACTCGGATGGGCCGGTTATGCTCCCCTGTCCTGTGCGTTCCTATCACGCTTCCTACCGCTGGGAGAAGGATAACTGCATTAAACGCTACCCCTGCTCCATCTCCGGGGGCTCCTGCGTGCTCGCGCCCAGCCCAGACCTGCCGCTCGAGGCAGGCATCTTCCGCTGCATGTCCCTGGAGAACGGCTACAAAGAGGAGGTGGTCTCCTATCGGCTGGTCTTCAATGGCGGACCCCTCCCCGCCTCCTTTGCCTCTACACTGGCTCCTTCCCTCCTGCTGGCTGCGGCCACGCTGTGGCTGATGTAG
- the lingo4b gene encoding leucine-rich repeat and immunoglobulin-like domain-containing nogo receptor-interacting protein 4b, translated as MFLEAVQWGAWSILILWVAGASTAPELSRPCPQQCECHQGTKEVNCSRRQLTSVPESVSSDSRRLDLAHNHLKTLSRRQFSGLAQLQELDLSNNIISMIEVEAFQGLQSLQILRIKSNRLKIIPVGVFSGLSSLRTLDISKNEILVFLDYTFRELISLQQLEAGENDLVFISQRAFMGLQNLQELNLDSCNLTSIPIEALSQLQNLTRMHLRRLSISILPSASFHRLSHLRDLRISQWASLDTLTSKSLTGLNLTSLSINKCNLSTVPYASIQHLVFLRYLDLSYNPITVVRGNLLADLIHLQEFHLAGGRLVRIEPEAFKGLAYLRLLNVSSNQLPTLEEGALHSVGNLETLRLDNNPLSCDCRLLWVVQRRLQLDFDGYQPYCSAPAVVRGRAFWDFTEVELPDLFTCRQAQILDHKPQDVRVEEGSRALFHCMANGDPPPSITWMTSQHVVLLNTGRIRVSTNGTLEIRYAQVQDSGSYLCTASNIAGNDSFSVSLQVSAVPNSRNRTAPYFSEVVWTVPSTPTATNSSAPAPDPFPFDAKTLIIAMTMGFLSFLSSVIICFVFMFVWSQSQGQIKHTATINFVPRASKSGGGGDGNDSGRFTMKLI; from the coding sequence ATGTTTCTGGAGGCTGTCCAGTGGGGGGCGTGGAGCATCCTGATTCTGTGGGTGGCAGGGGCATCTACAGCTCCCGAGCTCTCAAGGCCCTGCCCTCAGCAGTGCGAGTGCCACCAGGGGACAAAGGAGGTGAACTGTTCCAGGAGGCAGCTGACTTCTGTGCCCGAGAGTGTCTCGAGTGACTCCCGGCGCCTGGATTTAGCTCACAACCATCTGAAGACACTCAGCCGTAGGCAGTTCTCGGGCCTGGCTCAGCTACAGGAGCTGGACCTGAGCAACAACATAATCTCCATGATTGAGGTTGAGGCGTTCCAGGGTCTGCAAAGCCTTCAGATCCTTCGGATCAAGAGCAACCGTTTGAAGATCATTCCCGTGGGTGTCTTCTCAGGACTGTCAAGCCTACGTACCCTGGACATCAGCAAGAATGAAATCCTGGTTTTCCTGGACTACACCTTCCGTGAGCTGATCAgtctgcagcagctggaggcTGGGGAAAATGacctggttttcatttcacaacGGGCATTCATGGGTCTCCAAAACCTGCAGGAGCTCAACCTGGACAGCTGCAACCTGACCTCCATTCCCATTGAGGCCCTGTCTCAGCTCCAGAATCTCACAAGAATGCACCTGCGCCGGCTAAGCATTAGCATTCTGCCAAGCGCCTCCTTCCACCGGTTGAGCCACTTGCGCGATCTAAGAATCTCACAGTGGGCTTCTCTAGACACTCTGACCAGCAAAAGTCTCACTGGACTTAACCTCACCTCCCTatctataaataaatgcaacctCAGTACTGTCCCCTATGCCTCTATCCAGCATCTAGTCTTCCTCCGCTATTTGGATCTTTCGTACAATCCCATCACTGTGGTGCGTGGGAACTTGCTTGCTGACCTGATCCATCTCCAGGAGTTCCACTTGGCGGGGGGCCGCCTGGTCAGGATCGAGCCGGAGGCCTTCAAGGGACTTGCTTACTTGCGCCTGCTCAACGTTTCCTCAAACCAGCTGCCAACACTGGAGGAGGGAGCCCTTCACTCTGTAGGGAATCTGGAGACCCTGCGGCTCGATAACAATCCTCTGTCCTGTGACTGCCGATTGCTTTGGGTGGTACAGCGTCGTCTGCAGCTGGACTTTGATGGGTACCAGCCCTACTGCTCAGCCCCAGCTGTTGTGCGGGGTCGTGCATTCTGGGACTTTACAGAGGTTGAGTTGCCAGACCTGTTCACCTGTCGACAGGCCCAGATCCTGGACCACAAACCCCAGGATGTTAGGGTGGAAGAGGGCAGCAGAGCACTCTTTCATTGTATGGCGAATGgggacccccctccctccatcacctGGATGACCTCCCAGCATGTTGTCCTTTTAAACACTGGCAGGATCAGAGTTTCAACCAACGGGACACTGGAGATACGGTATGCTCAAGTTCAGGACAGTGGCTCTTATCTGTGTACAGCAAGTAACATTGCTGGGAATGACAGTTTTTCTGTCAGCCTGCAAGTGTCAGCTGTCCCCAACTCCCGGAACCGCACTGCACCCTACTTTTCTGAAGTGGTATGGACAGTACCCTCCACTCCCACTGCCACCAACTCCTCTGCCCCAGCCCCTGACCCCTTCCCATTTGATGCCAAGACTCTCATTATTGCCATGACCATGGGCTTCCTGTCCTTCCTCAGCTCAGTAATCATctgctttgttttcatgttCGTCTGGAGTCAGAGCCAGGGACAGATCAAGCACACTGCCACCATCAATTTTGTTCCCCGTGCCTCGAAGAGTGGCGGCGGTGGGGATGGTAATGACTCAGGCAGGTTCACCATGAAGCTGATTTAA